In the genome of Anabas testudineus chromosome 4, fAnaTes1.2, whole genome shotgun sequence, one region contains:
- the med8 gene encoding mediator of RNA polymerase II transcription subunit 8 isoform X2, with amino-acid sequence MQQREEKQLEASVESLISRVAHVKNALHSFICKLENEYERLTWPSVLDNFALLSGQLNTINKLLKNEKTPSFRNQVIIPLLLSPDRDEDLAKLTEQRVPVFSHEIVPDYLRTKPDPEVEEQEKQLSAEAARIGPEVAQKQIQTLNKLCSNLLEKLNNPREDRDAESAVRQNKPSFNPADTNALVGAVAFGKGLSKCRPPGPVAPGHPGQGPMMSSGPTLQQVTIGGGSNQQAGMGGPVAQQQQGQPGRRPGELGKMPSSIKTNIKSASGSMHPYNR; translated from the exons ATGCAG CAGCGAGAAGAGAAGCAGCTGGAGGCGTCGGTGGAGTCTCTCATTTCTCGGGTGGCTCACGTCAAAAACGCTCTTCACAGTTTCATCTGCAAGCTGGAAAATGAATACGAACGATTAACGTG GCCGTCTGTTTTGGACAACTTTGCTCTTCTGTCTGGTCAGCTCAACACTATCAATAAGCTGCTGAAGAACGAGAAAACACCATCCTTTCGCAACCAGGTTATAATACCTCTGCTTCTGTCCCCAGACCGAGATGAGGATTTGGCC AAACTAACAGAGCAGCGTGTCCCTGTGTTCAGCCATGAGATTGTACCAGACTACCTGAGGACCAAGCCTGATccagaggtggaggagcaggagaaacagCTGAGTGCAGAGGCAGCACGAATAGGCCCAGAAGTGGCACAG AAGCAGATCCAGACGTTAAATAAGCTGTGTTCCAATctgctggagaagctgaacaaTCCTCGTGAGGACAGAGATGCAGAAAGTGCAG tgagacagaacaaaccGTCTTTCAACCCCGCTGACACTAACGCACTGGTTGGAGCTGTTGCATTTGGGAAAGGGCTTTCCAAATGTAGACCTCCGGGGCCAGTGGCACCTGGACACCCAGGACAAGGGCCCATGATGAGTAGTGGTCCAACCTTACAGCAGGTCACCATTGGGGGTGGTTCAAACCAGCAAGCGGGTATGGGAGGACCTGTGGCTCAACAGCAGCAAGGACAGCCAGGTAGGAGACCTGGAGAGCTAG GAAAAATGCCAAGCAGCATCAAGACAAACATCAAATCAGCATCTGGGTCAATGCATCCTTACAACCGATGA
- the med8 gene encoding mediator of RNA polymerase II transcription subunit 8 isoform X3, which translates to MQQREEKQLEASVESLISRVAHVKNALHSFICKLENEYERLTWPSVLDNFALLSGQLNTINKLLKNEKTPSFRNQVIIPLLLSPDRDEDLAKLTEQRVPVFSHEIVPDYLRTKPDPEVEEQEKQLSAEAARIGPEVAQKQIQTLNKLCSNLLEKLNNPREDRDAESAAVRQNKPSFNPADTNALVGAVAFGKGLSKCRPPGPVAPGHPGQGPMMSSGPTLQQVTIGGGSNQQAGMGGPVAQQQQGQPGKMPSSIKTNIKSASGSMHPYNR; encoded by the exons ATGCAG CAGCGAGAAGAGAAGCAGCTGGAGGCGTCGGTGGAGTCTCTCATTTCTCGGGTGGCTCACGTCAAAAACGCTCTTCACAGTTTCATCTGCAAGCTGGAAAATGAATACGAACGATTAACGTG GCCGTCTGTTTTGGACAACTTTGCTCTTCTGTCTGGTCAGCTCAACACTATCAATAAGCTGCTGAAGAACGAGAAAACACCATCCTTTCGCAACCAGGTTATAATACCTCTGCTTCTGTCCCCAGACCGAGATGAGGATTTGGCC AAACTAACAGAGCAGCGTGTCCCTGTGTTCAGCCATGAGATTGTACCAGACTACCTGAGGACCAAGCCTGATccagaggtggaggagcaggagaaacagCTGAGTGCAGAGGCAGCACGAATAGGCCCAGAAGTGGCACAG AAGCAGATCCAGACGTTAAATAAGCTGTGTTCCAATctgctggagaagctgaacaaTCCTCGTGAGGACAGAGATGCAGAAAGTGCAG cagtgagacagaacaaaccGTCTTTCAACCCCGCTGACACTAACGCACTGGTTGGAGCTGTTGCATTTGGGAAAGGGCTTTCCAAATGTAGACCTCCGGGGCCAGTGGCACCTGGACACCCAGGACAAGGGCCCATGATGAGTAGTGGTCCAACCTTACAGCAGGTCACCATTGGGGGTGGTTCAAACCAGCAAGCGGGTATGGGAGGACCTGTGGCTCAACAGCAGCAAGGACAGCCAG GAAAAATGCCAAGCAGCATCAAGACAAACATCAAATCAGCATCTGGGTCAATGCATCCTTACAACCGATGA
- the med8 gene encoding mediator of RNA polymerase II transcription subunit 8 isoform X1 — protein MQQREEKQLEASVESLISRVAHVKNALHSFICKLENEYERLTWPSVLDNFALLSGQLNTINKLLKNEKTPSFRNQVIIPLLLSPDRDEDLAKLTEQRVPVFSHEIVPDYLRTKPDPEVEEQEKQLSAEAARIGPEVAQKQIQTLNKLCSNLLEKLNNPREDRDAESAAVRQNKPSFNPADTNALVGAVAFGKGLSKCRPPGPVAPGHPGQGPMMSSGPTLQQVTIGGGSNQQAGMGGPVAQQQQGQPGRRPGELGKMPSSIKTNIKSASGSMHPYNR, from the exons ATGCAG CAGCGAGAAGAGAAGCAGCTGGAGGCGTCGGTGGAGTCTCTCATTTCTCGGGTGGCTCACGTCAAAAACGCTCTTCACAGTTTCATCTGCAAGCTGGAAAATGAATACGAACGATTAACGTG GCCGTCTGTTTTGGACAACTTTGCTCTTCTGTCTGGTCAGCTCAACACTATCAATAAGCTGCTGAAGAACGAGAAAACACCATCCTTTCGCAACCAGGTTATAATACCTCTGCTTCTGTCCCCAGACCGAGATGAGGATTTGGCC AAACTAACAGAGCAGCGTGTCCCTGTGTTCAGCCATGAGATTGTACCAGACTACCTGAGGACCAAGCCTGATccagaggtggaggagcaggagaaacagCTGAGTGCAGAGGCAGCACGAATAGGCCCAGAAGTGGCACAG AAGCAGATCCAGACGTTAAATAAGCTGTGTTCCAATctgctggagaagctgaacaaTCCTCGTGAGGACAGAGATGCAGAAAGTGCAG cagtgagacagaacaaaccGTCTTTCAACCCCGCTGACACTAACGCACTGGTTGGAGCTGTTGCATTTGGGAAAGGGCTTTCCAAATGTAGACCTCCGGGGCCAGTGGCACCTGGACACCCAGGACAAGGGCCCATGATGAGTAGTGGTCCAACCTTACAGCAGGTCACCATTGGGGGTGGTTCAAACCAGCAAGCGGGTATGGGAGGACCTGTGGCTCAACAGCAGCAAGGACAGCCAGGTAGGAGACCTGGAGAGCTAG GAAAAATGCCAAGCAGCATCAAGACAAACATCAAATCAGCATCTGGGTCAATGCATCCTTACAACCGATGA